In a genomic window of Cynocephalus volans isolate mCynVol1 chromosome 1, mCynVol1.pri, whole genome shotgun sequence:
- the NPPC gene encoding C-type natriuretic peptide — MHLSRLLACALLLTLLSLRPSEAKPGAPPKVPRTPPGEELAEPQAAGGGQKKGDKTPGGSGANVKGDRSRLLRDLRVDTKSRAAWARLLHEHPNARKYKGGNKNKKGLSKGCFGLKLDRIGSMSGLGC, encoded by the exons ATGCACCTCTCCCGGCTGCTGGCCTGCGCCCTGCTGCTCACGCTACTCTCGCTCCGGCCCTCCGAAGCCAAGCCCGGGGCGCCGCCGAAG GTCCCGCGAACCCCGCCGGGGGAGGAGCTGGCCGAGCCCCAGGCTGCGGGCGGCGGTCAGAAGAAGGGCGACAAGACTCCCGGGGGCAGTGGCGCCAATGTCAAGGGCGACCGGTCGCGACTGCTCCGGGACCTGCGCGTGGACACCAAGTCTCGGGCGGCGTGGGCCCGCCTTCTGCACGAGCACCCCAACGCGCGCAAATACAAAGGGGGCAATAAGAATAAGAAGGGCTTGTCCAAGGGCTGCTTCGGCCTCAAGCTGGACCGGATCGGCTCCATGAGCGGCCTGGGATGCTAG